A stretch of Panthera tigris isolate Pti1 chromosome E2, P.tigris_Pti1_mat1.1, whole genome shotgun sequence DNA encodes these proteins:
- the BCAT2 gene encoding branched-chain-amino-acid aminotransferase, mitochondrial encodes MAAAALGQIWARKLLPVSWLLCGPRRYASSNFKAADLQLEITREPHEKPDPSKPLVFGKNFTDHMLMVEWTEKKGWGQPRIQPFQNLMLHPACSGLHYSLQLFEGMKAFKGSDQQVRLFRPWLNMDRMLRSALRLCLPSFDKVELLECIRRLVEVDKDWVPDDTNASLYVRPVIIGNEPSLGVARSSQALLFVILCPVGPYFPGDAVDPVSLLADPTFIRAWVGGVGDYKVGGNYGPTVLVQEEAKKRGCEQVLWLYGPDHQLTEVGTMNIFIYWTYEDGVLELVTPSLDGIILPGVVRQSLLDLARTWGEFRVVERKITMKELLRALDEGRVREVFGSGTACQVCPVHRIVYQGKHLHIPTMENGPELIHRFLNELRAIQYGTGTHEWMLPV; translated from the exons ATGGCCGCAGCCGCGCTGGGGCAG aTTTGGGCCCGCAAACTCCTCCCTGTCTCTTGGCTCCTGTGTGGCCCCAGAAGATACGCCTCATCCAACTTCAAG GCTGCTGACCTGCAGCTGGAAATAACACGGGAGCCTCATGAGAAGCCCGACCCCAGCAAGCCCCTGGTGTTTGGGAAGAATTTCACCGACCACATGCTGATGGTGGAATGGACCGAGAAGAAGGGCTGGGGCCAGCCCCGTATCCAGCCCTTCCAGAACCTCATGCTGCACCCAGCCTGCTCCGGCCTCCACTACTCGCTACAG CTCTTTGAGGGCATGAAGGCGTTCAAAGGCAGCGACCAGCAGGTGCGCCTCTTCAGACCCTGGCTCAACATGGACCGGATGCTGCGCTCGGCCCTGCGCCTCTGCCTGCCG AGTTTTGACAAGGTCGAGTTGCTGGAGTGTATCCGCCGGCTGGTAGAAGTGGACAAAGACTGGGTCCCTGATGACACCAATGCGAGCCTCTATGTGCGGCCTGTGATCATTGGAAATGAG CCCTCACTGGGTGTCGCCCGTTCCTCACAAGCTCTCCTGTTTGTCATTCTCTGCCCTGTGGGCCCGTACTTCCCTGGAGATGCCGTGGACCCTGTCTCCCTCCTAGCCGACCCGACATTCATCCgggcctgggtgggtggggtcGGTGACTACAAGGTCGGGGG GAATTACGGGCCCACAGTGTTGGTGCAGGAGGAGGCGAAAAAGAGGGGCTGCGAACAGGTCCTCTGGCTCTATGGGCCCGACCACCAGCTCACCGAGGTGGGCACCATGAACATCTTTATCTACTGGACCTACGAGGATGGGG TGCTGGAACTGGTGACCCCCTCGCTGGACGGTATCATCCTGCCTGGAGTAGTCAGACAGAGTCTGCTGGACCTGGCCAGGACCTGG GGTGAGTTCCGGGTCGTAGAGCGGAAGATCACCATGAAGGAGCTGTTGCGGGCGCTGGACGAGGGACGGGTCCGGGAAGTCTTTGGCTCGGGCACCGCTTGCCAGGTCTGCCCTGTCCACCGGATCGTGTACCAAGGGAAG CACTTACACATTCCCACCATGGAAAACGGGCCTGAGCTTATCCACCGCTTCCTGAACGAGCTGAGGGCCATCCAG TACGGAACGGGAACCCACGAGTGGATGCTCCCGGTGTGA